The Hypanus sabinus isolate sHypSab1 unplaced genomic scaffold, sHypSab1.hap1 scaffold_1883, whole genome shotgun sequence genomic interval GGGATCGGCCCAGGGGGCTGGTGAGGGAGCAAGGGGATtccggaggggaggagggatcggCCCCGGGGCtggtgagggtgggagagggattccggaggggaggagggatcgtCCCAGGGGCTGGTGAGGGGAGCGAGGGGATTccgaaggggaggagggatcggCCCAGGGGCTGGTGAGGGAGCAAGGGGATTCCGGAGGCAATGAGGGATCATCCCAGGGGCTGGTGAGGGAgcgaggggaggagggatcgCCCCAGGGGCTGGTGAGGGAGCGATGGTTTCCGGAGTGGAGAAGGAAACTGGTgcagagagggatggggggggaggtgGTTGGTGAGGTGCCCAGGAACAAAAGAGAAATAAGGGACTAATGAGAGGGACTTTGCGGATTGCAGGTTGGAGGTGTAGAAGGAGATAAACACAGGTCcctaccctccctctgtcccctccttcccctctctctccctcccctctctctccctcccctctctctccctcccctctctctccctcccctctctctccctccctctctccctccccttcccactctcccctctcccccttaccCACCCTCTTTCccttacccctctccctccccctcccctctctccccactctcccttctccCCCTTACCCCCCTCtctccacagaacattacagcacagaaacaggccttttagcccttcttgcctgtgccgaaccatttttctgcctagtcccactgacctgcagctggcccatatccctccatacccctctcatccatgtacctgtccaagtttttcttaaatgttaaaagtgagcctgcatttacaacttcatctggcagctcattccacactcccattactctctgtgtgaaggaagtcccccccaatgttcccttttaacttctcccccttcacccttaacccatgtcctctgggtttttttctcccctaacctcagtgtaaaaagcctgcttgcattcactctatctatacccatcataactttatatatctctatcaagtctcccctcattctcctaccctctagggaataaagtcctaacctattcaacctttctctgtaactcagtttctcaagtcccagtaacatccttgtaaaccttctctgcactctttcaaccttattaatatccttcctgtaattcggtgaccaaaactgcacacaatactccaaattcggcctcaccaatgccttatacaacctcaccataacattccaactcttgtattcgatactttgatttataaaggctagtgtaccaaaagctctctttactaccctattctacctgtgatgccacttctagggaattttgtatctgtattcctaaatccctctgttctactgcacttctcagtgccccTACCAttcaccttgtatgttctacctagGTTTTTCCTTCcacagtgcaatacctcacacttgtctgtattaaactccatctgccatttttcagccatttttccagctggtccagatccctatgcaagctttgaaaaccttcctcactgtccaatctttgtatcatcagcaaatttgctgatccaatttaccacattatcatccagatcattgatatagatgacaaataacaatccCTGATAACAACATAAcaaagcactgatccctgtggcctccactcagagaagcaatcctccactaccactctctgacttctcccattgagccactgtctaatccaatttactacctcaccatgtatacctagtgactgaatcttccttactaacctcccatgcaggaccttgtcaaagaccttactgaagtccatgtagataacatcccctccccatctctctccccctccccctctctctccccctcccctctctctccccctccccctctctctccccctccccatctctctcccctcccattctcccccactccctctcccccactcctcctcctctctcccctccccatatcCCACACCCCTGTGTCCCCTCTCCCATCTCcccttctcccactctctcactcttccctctccccactccccttcccagtctccctccctctctctcccttccccatcaccccctccccatctcccagcTTCACCTTTTCCCATTCTCTCTCATCCCCTCTCCTCctgtcccctctcccctcccctccccttctcttgcCTCTCCCTTCAcctcctttccccttctctcttctctccccctctctcttccctcccctcattctctccccctctcccccactctcccttctTCAGTTCTCTCCCCTCCCTATCTCCCCTCTCCCAATCTTTCCTtctttccctcttccctctcttccccccactcATTCCCTCAACCCCTccactacaccctccccatctctctctcctcccccactctctcccactctccccttctctctctgcttctctcctccccactctctttatcctccccacccctttctcccactctctcccctccctccctctctccccctctccccttccccctccatctcctttcctccacctctctctcccactcttgaCCCACCCCCTGCtccccctccattctctgtcccCCCTTTGTCTTCACCAtggcctccccctctcctcccaacccccctcaccctctcactctctccccctctccttgtGTCTCGTCCTCTCTCTGCTGCttttctccccaccctctctccccatctccaccctctgtccatctcccctTTAACAAGCCACCACTGTCTGACTGCCCCACCTCACCACCTTTCTCTCTCCATTCCTTCCAACAGGTGAATGGATTCAAGCGGGACCTGGGTACCCAGGTGAGTCTGCCCCTGTTTACCCAACACCGTGCGATGCATgcctgtctctgtgtgtgctCCTGGCTGTTTTGTGTGACTGTGCCCAGCTTCGTCTGTCAGGTGTGGGTTGTCCTCATCTCTCTGCCTGTGCCTGCGTTGGGGTCTGCGTCTCTCTGCCTGCGTTTGGGGTCTGTGTCTCTCTGCCTACGCCTGCGTTTGGGGTCTGCGTCTCTCTGCCTACGCCTGCATTTGGGGTCTGCGTCTCTCTGCCTGCGCCTGTGCATAAGTGCATTAGAGTTTGCATCTCTGTGCGCCCCTGGTTTTTGGCGTGCGTGTCTGTCTGTGCGCGCCTGTGTAGGGGTCCCTGTCTTGCTGCATTTACTGACGCTCTCCCATCCTTCCGCAGGCCGAGGCACTCCTGGCAGATTTCTTCCCCAGAAAGCTGTTGGAACTGGACACACTGCTGAAGGTCTGGATGGCCAGAACATCTCTCCCCTCGTCAACCCCTCTGAACCACGGGTGGGGAGAAGGAGGGACACCTCAGGAATCCTGGGCTGCCCCTTAGGGTCGGCCGATGAAACCCCTCCTCCTGTGGTTTCGGAGGGCAGTGGGTTCTTGGAAAGGCACTAACCTTTCACCTCGCAGAAATGAGCTCACAGAGCCCCTTGGGTCAGTTCCCCTGAGCTTAGTTGAAAATGCTCGTTGGGACAGCTCACCTTACTTCTCAGAATTAAACTCAGAGGGCCTCATGGTCAACAGCTCCTGACATTTCACCTTTGCCCTGACCTCTCACTCTCTGGTATGACCTGGGGTTGAAAGGAGAGCGAGGTCTTTGCTCTGTCTGTCTGGGACAGTCCCTGACCTCTCACCCCAGGGTGAAAGGCCCCTCAGCTGGAGGCAGAGCGGCAGGCCCTCCGATGAACTTGTGCCTCTCACCTCAGCCTCCCAGGACCCAAAAGGACATCGAGGATCTGATGTGGGGAGGGCGAGTGACTTACACTTGGCTCTGAATTTTTAACCCCCACGGTGATCTGGGTCAAAAGGTACTGAGGTCGCAGCCCTGCTCAGTGCAGGTTGGAATGTCACTTTTGACCTTTCACCTGTTGGGTGGACTCCTGCCCCTGACCTTTCACCTCCCAGGTGAACTCTCACCCTCTGACCTCTGTGCCCACAGGAGGAGgaactgaacattcctgaccCAGCCTCCATCCATTCTGAGCTGGACATTCCCATTCCAGACCCGGCCAAGGACAAGCTGAAGGAGGAAGAGGTGAGTGAATGAGGTGGTATTTTCCTCACAGTCGGCCCCTCCCTGCCACTCACAGTGCCCTCTCCCTCCTTGCCTCCCCCATGTATGTGGCGACGTCTCTGTTCCTCATACAgaactccctccctccacctccccctcccacgGTACTTCCTCCCTCCGTCCTTCCTAATCTACCGCTACCTTCCCTATCTTCCTCCTGCCCTGCCCCATGGCACAGCATCCCTCCACACCTGCCCCTGCCCCCTCTGTTCCTCCTCAGACCTTGCCTCCCTCCTCCTCAACACCACTCgctctcttccttcccctccctgccTCCacgctcccctcccccccccaccccagactcCACACTCCTCCCTCGACCCCACAGTCACTGCCTGTGTTTGGTGttgcagaagaagaagaagaaggcgGCGGAGAAGAAGGACaaggaggagaaggggaaggacgAGAAGGAAGACAAGGACGATGAGGATAGTGGTGGGTGCTGGAGCCCTCAGCGGGTGGAGTTCCTTGTGCTTATGTCAAGGGATGCACCTGCATaatccccacccctcaccgtctctgtgataccccccacacccatctctgtcaccctctctctcccctacaCTTCTCCTTGTCTTTGGGACCCGTTCCCTCCTCAGCACTCTTCCCCATCTCTGGTTACCCGAACTCTCTCCCCAATACCCCTCCCCGTGATTCCCGCTGTCCCAGTCTCTGGGACACCCTCCTTgtccccatcaccccctccctgtctccgggaccccctccctgtccccatcATCTCCTCCTGACTCCGGGACTCCCTCCTTgtccccatcaccccctccctgtctctgggactccctccctgtccccatcacccctccctgccTCCAGGAACCCCTTTCTTTCCCTgtccccatcacccccctccctgtccctgcctCCAGGACTCTCTCCCTGTCCCCGTCACCTCCTCCTGTCTCCGTGACCCCTTCCCTGTCCCCGTCACCTCCTCCTGACTCCGggaccccctccctgtccccttcaCCTCCTCCTGACTCCAggaccccctccctgtccccgtcACCTCCTCCTGACTCCGggaccccctccctgtccccgtcACCTCCTCCTGACTCCGGgactccctccctgtcccccgtCACCTCCTCCTGACTCGggaccccctccctgtccccgtcACCTCCTCCTGACTCGGggaccccctccctgtccccgtcACCTCCTCCTGACTCCGggaccccctccctgtccccatcACCTCCTCCTGACTCCGGGACTCCCTCCCTGTCCCCGTCACCTCCTCCTGACTCAGggaccccctccctgtcccccgtCACCTCCTCCTGACTCGGggaccccctccctgtccccgtcACCACCTCCTGACTCTGTGACCCCTTCCCTGTCCCCGTCACCTCCTCCTGACTCTGGGACCccctccctgtcccgtcacctCCTCCTGACTCCGGGACTCCCTCCTTGTCCCCATCACCCCCTCCTGTCTCTGGgactccctccctgtccccatcacccctccctgccTCCAGGAACCCCTTTCTTTCCCTgtccccatcaccccctccctgtccctgcctCCAGGACTCTCTCCCTGTCCCCGTCACCTCCTCCTGTCTCCGTGACCCCTTCCCTGTCCCCGTCACCTCCTCCTGACTCCGggactcccctccctgtccccgtcACCTCCTCCTGACTCCGGGACCCCCTTCCTGTCCGCATCACCTCCTCCTGACTCTGGGATTCCCTCCCTGTCCCCGTCGCCTCCTCCTGACTCGGggaccccctccctgtccccgtcGCCTCCTCCTGACTCCGggaccccctccctgtccccttctcctcctcctgacTCCGggaccccctccctgtccccgtcACCTCCTCCCTGACTCCGGgacccccctccctgtccccgtcGCCTCCTCGTGACTCCGggaccccctccctgtccccttctcctcctcctgacTCCGggaccccctccctgtccccttctcctcctcctgacTCCGggaccccctccctgtccccgtcACCTCCTCCTGACTCCGggaccccctccctgtccccgtcGCCTCCTCGTGACTCCGggaccccctccctgtccccttctcctcctcctgacTCCGGGACCCCCTCCCTGACCccgtcacccccctccctgtccccgtcACCCCTCCTGACTCAGGgactccctccctgtccccttcACCTCCTCCTGACTCTGGGACTCCCTCCCTGTCCCCGTCACCTCCTCCTGACTCCGGGACTCCCTCCTTGTCCCCATcactccctccctgtctctgggaCTCCCTCCCTGTCCCCGTCACCTCCTCCTGACTCCGGGACTCCCTCCCTGTCCCCGTCACCTCCTCCTGACTCCGGGACTCCCTCCCTGTCCCCGTCACCTCCTCCTGACTCCGGGACCCCCTCCCGTCCCCGTCACCTCCTCCTGACTCGGggaccccctccctgtccccgtcACCTCCTCCTGTCTCCGGGACTCCCTCCCTGTCCCCGTCACCTCCTCCTGACTCCGTGACTCCCTCCCTGTCCCCGTCACCTCCTCCTGACTCGGggaccccctccctgtccccatcACCTCCTCCTGACTCCGggaccccctccctgtccccgtcACCTCCTCCTGACTCCGggaccccctccctgtccccatcACCTCCTCCTGACTCTGGGATTCCCTCCCTGTCCCCGTCGCCTCCTCCTGACTCCGggaccccctccctgtccccttctcctcctcctgacTCCGTGACTCCCTCCCTGTCCCCGTCACCTCCTCCTGACTCGGggaccccctccctgtccccgtcACCTCCTCTTGTCTCTGggaccccctccctgtccccttcaCCTCCTCCTGTCTCCGGGACTCCCTCCCTGTCCCCGTCACCTCCTCCTGACTCTGGGACTCTCTCCCTGTCCCCGTCACCTCCTCCTGACTCGGggaccccctccctgtccccttcaCCTCCTCCTGACTCGGggaccccctccctgtccccgtcacctcctcctgtctctgggaccccccctccctgtccccatcACCTCCTCCTGTCTCCAGGACTCCCTCCCTGTCCCCGTCACCTTCTCCTGACTCTGGGACTCCCTCCCTGTCCCCGTCACCTCGTCCTGACTCCGGgactccctccctgtccccaTCACCTCCTCCTGACTCCGGGACTCCCTCTCTGTCCCCGTCACCTCCTCCTGACTCGGGGACCCTCTGTAAATCGAGCGGTGACTTTTCCAGGACCCCCCTGTGGCCCGGTGAGCAGTAATGAGAGGATTGTGGCCCTGCTGGGCCGCGTGAAGCCCGAGATTGCCCTGCTGAAGGAGAAGAGCAATGTGGTGAGTAACTGGGGGCGATGGTGGGGTCGGGGTGTGACGTGTGCATTGAGGGGCAGGGTGTCGAGCAggcggggagggggtaggggcagGTTGTGTTAAAGTGTTGGGGGGGTTCATGCCTATAGATAATGTTGCTCTCGTCCTCCCTCCCAGGTGTCCATCTGGCTCCAGGTTCAGATCCCGAAGATCGAAGACGGCAACAACTTTGGCGTCCAGGTTCAGGTCAGTGAGTGAGGGCTGGGGGGTCAGGGTTCACCTGTGGAGgtcaggggtcagggtgaggagACTggtggctggagaggaagggagggggtgatgggggatggagaggGGGCGCAGAGAGGTGGGGGATGAGTGATAGTCGGGTGGGTGTAGGGGGTAGGAGAGGATCCTCATGGAGAGATGCACTCACCCTCCGTGTCTTCTGTTGCAGGAGAAAGTGTTTGAGGGGATGACAGGATGTCGGACCAAGATCGAGGGATTTCAGACACAGATCACCAAGTATGGTCGCTGTCTCGCACCCTCACCTCTTTGTCTGCTCCCTTCCCCTCCACTGGCCCCCTCCTCCTGCACTCTCCGATCAaccactcctcctccttccccctcccccagaaaCCCCTCCACCACTCTCCCACCAaccactcctcctccttccccctccccctggcCCTCACCTCCTTCTATCCCACTCCACTggccccctcctcctccactctcccaccaaccactcctcctccttccccctccccctggcCCTCACCTCCTCCTTctatccccctccactggccccctcctcctccactctcccaccaaccactcccctccttccccctccccctggcCCTCACCTCCTCCTTCTATCCCCCTCCCCCTggccccctcctcctccactggccccctcctcctccactctccgaTCAaccactcctcctccttccccctcccccagaaaCCCCTCCAC includes:
- the psme1 gene encoding proteasome activator complex subunit 1 — encoded protein: VNGFKRDLGTQAEALLADFFPRKLLELDTLLKEEELNIPDPASIHSELDIPIPDPAKDKLKEEEKKKKKAAEKKDKEEKGKDEKEDKDDEDSGPPCGPVSSNERIVALLGRVKPEIALLKEKSNVVSIWLQVQIPKIEDGNNFGVQVQEKVFEGMTGCRTKIEGFQTQITKYFQERGDAVAKAAKEQHV